The genomic interval GTTCCAAGCTTAGGAAGCACAACATCTCTTAATGCCCTGAAAAAACCCGGGTCCCTGAACATTTCGGTCACATTGACCGTAATCTGCTCTACAAATCGTTTAAAATAAGTGGTATCATTATTTATAGTATACCGGAACTCCGCAAAACTTACCTGCTTATCCAGAGAATATAACCTGAATATTCTCCTTTTAATAGATGCTTTGGAATAACCTGTAAAATCATATCCGTAATGTTCCAGCAAATCTGCCAGCAAGATTTCGACCTGCTCGTCAGTAATTACAGATAATTCCTGGCTCATTTAAATATATTTAACTAATAAATCGGTTAAGCTATCTACGTTAATAGGCTTGGACACATAACCAACTGCACCTGCATTCAGGCAGCGTTCTTTATCTCCAAGCATTGCCTGCGCAGTAACCGCAATAACAGGAATTTCTTTTAATTCAGGATCTTTACTCATGATTGCCATGGCTTCATAACCATCCATTCCAGGCATCATCATATCCATTAATACTACTGCAATATCTTTTTGTTCTTCCAGCAATTGTAAACCTTCTTCACCACCAATTGCCGAAACGCATTGATAACCTTTAGATTTTAACACTGCCTTTAAGGCAAAGATATTCCTGTTATCGTCATCTATTATTAATACTTTTCTCTTCTTTTCCATACCTTAAAACATGGTAGTTTATTAGTTTTTATCATAAAGCCATACCCGCAATAATGAAATCAGCTGATCTACATCGACCGGCTTGGAGATATAGTCAGATGCACCGGCAGCGATACATTTTTCTCTATCTCCCATCATTGCTTTCGCGGTAACAGCCAGAATAGGTAATTGTTTAAACGTACTTATTTTCCTGATCTCCTTAGTGCTCTCATATCCGTCCATTTCCGGCATCATCATGTCCATGAGCACAAGATCCACCGATGGATTCTCTTTAAGCAGCTGTAGTGCCTCTTTTCCATCAGTAGCGGCTAATACCTTCATCTTATGTTGTTCCAGTGCCTTAGTCAGAGAAAAAATGTTCCTGACATCGTCATCGGCAATCAATACGGTTTTATTGTGCAGCACTTCATATAAGCCACCCAGCGTTTCAGTCGATTTCTTTGTTTTGCTTTCGATTGCTTTTTCTTCTACCAAATGCAGGAAAAGCCCAGCTTCATCCAGAATACGCTGATAAGAATGTGCCGTTTTTACGACAATAGAATCTGCATATTGCTTAATTCTGCGTTCTTCTCCCTGAGACAGGTTTTTACCGGTAAAAATAATGATAGGAAGATTCTCTAATCCTTCACTCTTTTTAATTGTTTCCAGTGTCAGGTAAGCATTCTTATCCGGGATGCCCATATCCAGGATCACACAATCTACTTCTTTACGCTGCAATGCATCAACTCCCTCTGCAACATTATTTACGACTTCGGTTTGTATGGCATGATTACTTAAAAAGTAGCTTAATGCTTTTGCATGTTGCTGATTTTCTTCCACAATCAACACCTTTTTAGGGTGACGGCTTAAAGCATGTTCCAGCTTTTGGAAAATCTGCTGCATATGTTCCAATGCAACCGGCTTATTGATAAAATCAACTGCTCCTTTTAGCAGGCTTTCCTTTTTAACTTCCAAAGAAGACATGATATGTACAGGAATCGGTCTTGTTTTCGGATTCGCTTTCAGCTCTTCCATTACCTGCCAGCCATCTTTCACTGGTAGTTGTATATCCAGCAGAATTGCCAGTGGCATAAAGTGATTTGCCAGTTCAATACCAATATCTCCCCTAACAGCAACTATTCCCTTATAATTTCTTTTGCGGGTAAAGTTTAATAGTGCTTTGGCAAAAGAAGTATCATCTTCAATAATCAAGATAATCTTGTCTCCTTTGACAATGGTTCCACGGTCATCTTCAATTTCCTGCGGGATATGATCTACTGTGTAGCGTTCAGCCAATGCTGTTCCTTCTGTTTCAATAACCTCTGTATCACTGTAATCATAAGTTGCATGGATTTCTTCTTCGAGTTCAGCTGCAATACCATCTATAGGCAAAATAAGGGTGAACGTACTACCCGTATTTTCTGCACTCGTCAATTCTATTTCACCACCTAATAATTTAGCCAGTTCTCTGCTGATCGAAAGCCCAAGCCCCGTTCCGCCAAACTTCCTTCTGGTTGACCCGTCGGCTTGCTGAAAAGCTTCAAAGACCAGTCCCTGTTTAGCCGCAGGAATACCAATTCCAGTATCAGTTACTTTGAAGATCATTGCATTATTTGCCTGATCACTATAAATATTCAAGGATACACTTCCCTTAGCTGTAAACTTAATTGCATTGGATAGTAAATTCTTTAGAATTTGTTCCAGACGCATCTTATCGGTGTAAAGTGTGGAGAGCTCACCATGTTGCTCAATCTTAAATTCCAGTTGTTTGTTTTTAGCTATCGGATTGAATAAAGAACGCATATCTGAACACACCTCATTCAGACTGATATCTGCCAGTTCTAATTTCATTTTCCCTGCCTCAATTTTAGAGAGGTCAAGAATCTCATCAATCAAGCCTAATAAACCTTGTCCCGAACTCTGAATAACTTCAGCATATTCTATATATTCCGGATCCAGCTCCTCATTATCAGACATCAGTTTAGAGAGCAGCAAGATCGAATTTAAAGGTGTTCGTAACTCATGAGACATATTGGCCAGGAATTCTGACTTATATTTCGTGCTTTGTTCCAGTTGCTCAGATTTCTGTTGAATCTCCACATTATGTTCATGGATCATCTGATTTTTCTCTTCCAGCAAGGTTGTTCTTTCTTCGAGTTCCTGGTTGCTTTGTAAAAGCTCTTCCTGTTGTACGCGAAGTTCTTCTTCAGAAGTTTGTATCTTTTGAGTTTGCGCTTCTAATTCCGCATTCAGGCCTTCCAGCTCGCTATGCTGTGCTTGTAATTCTTCTGCCTGCGCCTGCGTTTCTTCCAGGAATTCCTGCAATTTCTTACGGTTCTGGGCCACATGAACGGCTACTCCTATATTGGTCGCAATATTATTGAAAAAGTCCAGCTGCAATTGACTAAATTTATTTAAAGAGCCAAACTCCATAACTCCAACGATCACATTATCCCTGATTACAGGTACTGCAACAATATTTTTAGGTTTTGTATTCCCAGCTGCATAACTGATGGTAAGCTCTCCGTCAGGAATATCGTTCAGCAAAATCTGCTTAC from Pedobacter sp. WC2423 carries:
- a CDS encoding response regulator, translated to MIKKTLKKNLRFGLGLSLLLLFISSFASYLSISHLIKNSDLVSHSNAVIRHTDSVLSVLKDAETGQRGFLLTGDEVFLDPYKGAKAEAVLLLDTLQRQTTDNSAQQVNINKLREIIEGRLGILEKTIAIKKKGGSVSIGDLLTGKAYMDKARDVIKAMQAEEQSLLARRTASQSKLADFTPVLIILAALLAILITIFFYRRVSTDFDARIGLQQELEETNREVERRIQAIQEIAAQISSGNYQIRLDEASEDGLGRLAVSLNSMAESLQYSFSLLADKEWLQSGIANLNDKMVGEKNIETLANDILENIIQHTSAQVAAFYLLEGDRELHMAGSYALLADQGKQTLKEGEGLVGQVLKSGKQILLNDIPDGELTISYAAGNTKPKNIVAVPVIRDNVIVGVMEFGSLNKFSQLQLDFFNNIATNIGVAVHVAQNRKKLQEFLEETQAQAEELQAQHSELEGLNAELEAQTQKIQTSEEELRVQQEELLQSNQELEERTTLLEEKNQMIHEHNVEIQQKSEQLEQSTKYKSEFLANMSHELRTPLNSILLLSKLMSDNEELDPEYIEYAEVIQSSGQGLLGLIDEILDLSKIEAGKMKLELADISLNEVCSDMRSLFNPIAKNKQLEFKIEQHGELSTLYTDKMRLEQILKNLLSNAIKFTAKGSVSLNIYSDQANNAMIFKVTDTGIGIPAAKQGLVFEAFQQADGSTRRKFGGTGLGLSISRELAKLLGGEIELTSAENTGSTFTLILPIDGIAAELEEEIHATYDYSDTEVIETEGTALAERYTVDHIPQEIEDDRGTIVKGDKIILIIEDDTSFAKALLNFTRKRNYKGIVAVRGDIGIELANHFMPLAILLDIQLPVKDGWQVMEELKANPKTRPIPVHIMSSLEVKKESLLKGAVDFINKPVALEHMQQIFQKLEHALSRHPKKVLIVEENQQHAKALSYFLSNHAIQTEVVNNVAEGVDALQRKEVDCVILDMGIPDKNAYLTLETIKKSEGLENLPIIIFTGKNLSQGEERRIKQYADSIVVKTAHSYQRILDEAGLFLHLVEEKAIESKTKKSTETLGGLYEVLHNKTVLIADDDVRNIFSLTKALEQHKMKVLAATDGKEALQLLKENPSVDLVLMDMMMPEMDGYESTKEIRKISTFKQLPILAVTAKAMMGDREKCIAAGASDYISKPVDVDQLISLLRVWLYDKN
- a CDS encoding two-component system response regulator; amino-acid sequence: MEKKRKVLIIDDDNRNIFALKAVLKSKGYQCVSAIGGEEGLQLLEEQKDIAVVLMDMMMPGMDGYEAMAIMSKDPELKEIPVIAVTAQAMLGDKERCLNAGAVGYVSKPINVDSLTDLLVKYI